The Limnochorda sp. LNt genome includes a region encoding these proteins:
- a CDS encoding zinc-ribbon domain-containing protein, producing MVCRDCGTHNYSGSLYCKKCGADLNRKSAQTPVARKNLLQLLLSTLR from the coding sequence ATGGTGTGCCGGGACTGCGGCACGCACAACTACTCCGGGAGCCTCTACTGCAAGAAGTGCGGAGCTGACCTCAACCGCAAGTCCGCTCAGACGCCTGTCGCGCGCAAGAACCTGCTCCAGCTGCTCCTGTCGACCCTGCGCTGA
- a CDS encoding TAXI family TRAP transporter solute-binding subunit, translating to MQRRRADRWCGRWVSAVALTGVLMGWLAAGAWAGASGRTVQLSIVTGGTGGVYYVLGGGLASLLSRRLPGVNAVAEVTSASVDNILLVADKEAEIAFSLSDTAYLAAQGMGPFEQTGPVPIRVLTMIYQNYNHLVARAGSGIQSVPDLRGKRVSTGAPGSGTEVTALRILRAYGLDPDRDVRRDFLGVAESADALRDGRIDAFFWSGGYPTGAVMDLASTPGFDVYVVPMGEIVPKLVEEYGPFYAVATFPAGAYNGDVREATTTVGVPNVLLVHADMDEQLTYEIVKAIFEYKDELVAIHPSAAEITVQDGPTSQIAPYHPGAIRYFQQQGTWGR from the coding sequence ATGCAGCGACGCAGGGCCGACCGATGGTGCGGACGATGGGTGAGCGCCGTCGCGCTGACCGGGGTCCTGATGGGTTGGCTGGCGGCGGGGGCGTGGGCCGGTGCGTCGGGCCGGACCGTCCAGTTGAGCATCGTGACCGGCGGCACGGGCGGTGTCTACTACGTGCTCGGCGGGGGGCTCGCCAGCCTGCTCTCCCGGCGCCTGCCGGGCGTCAACGCCGTCGCCGAGGTGACGTCCGCCTCGGTCGACAACATCCTGCTGGTGGCCGACAAGGAGGCGGAGATCGCCTTCAGCCTCTCCGATACCGCCTACCTGGCGGCGCAGGGGATGGGGCCCTTCGAGCAGACGGGGCCGGTGCCCATCCGGGTCCTCACCATGATCTACCAAAACTACAACCACCTCGTGGCCAGGGCCGGCTCGGGCATCCAGTCGGTGCCGGACCTGCGCGGCAAGCGGGTCAGCACGGGCGCCCCGGGCAGCGGCACCGAGGTGACCGCCCTGCGCATCCTGCGTGCCTATGGCCTCGATCCCGACCGGGACGTGCGGCGTGACTTCCTCGGGGTGGCCGAGTCAGCGGACGCCCTGCGGGATGGGCGCATCGACGCCTTCTTCTGGTCGGGGGGGTATCCGACCGGGGCGGTGATGGACCTGGCCAGCACCCCGGGCTTCGACGTCTACGTCGTGCCCATGGGCGAGATCGTGCCCAAGCTGGTCGAGGAGTACGGTCCCTTCTACGCCGTCGCCACCTTCCCTGCGGGTGCCTACAACGGCGATGTCCGAGAGGCAACGACGACCGTGGGGGTCCCCAACGTCCTCCTGGTGCACGCGGACATGGACGAGCAGCTGACCTACGAGATCGTCAAGGCCATCTTCGAGTACAAGGACGAGCTGGTGGCCATCCACCCGTCCGCGGCCGAGATCACGGTGCAGGACGGCCCCACCTCCCAGATCGCGCCTTACCATCCGGGGGCCATTCGCTACTTCCAGCAACAGGGGACGTGGGGACGCTGA
- a CDS encoding MFS transporter, whose amino-acid sequence MSTYPVLGASISRTFADMVIFGYVPLYLYTSGEQSVFQLSLVTAVPAMVRFVSANLWGSLADVTGRLKLVLLAGLLGYAAACLGLLWVSTGLEAMLVASVAAALYGGLSPAGKALVSLQPGPLATADRALAWWLQLESWGWALGSVAVAAREWVGASPRTLLVVAAGVLLVDLLWVAWKVPPLVGRPDAPPLRHGLARRLVELGDEWRRLYGNSTLVLLLTVFALASLASEASFTVFGFYLVGTLGGSEALYGTTLALATGLGLAAYAWLGAGGRRFAAGDLILAGAGLYILMFAAMAGAPTALAAAVAFVIPLYPLVRAGATWTASTLTSAAERGGGMGALDGIEALAITLAAAGAGLIGQLWGFRAVYVGCAATAVLLAASAWRLRRTLARREASPAAAHA is encoded by the coding sequence ATGTCCACGTATCCCGTCCTGGGGGCCAGCATCAGCCGCACCTTCGCCGACATGGTCATCTTCGGCTACGTCCCGCTGTACCTGTACACGTCCGGCGAGCAGAGCGTCTTTCAGCTGAGCCTGGTCACGGCCGTGCCGGCTATGGTGCGGTTCGTCTCCGCCAATCTCTGGGGGAGCCTGGCCGACGTCACGGGCCGGCTCAAGCTCGTGCTGCTGGCCGGCTTGCTGGGCTACGCAGCGGCGTGCCTGGGCCTGCTGTGGGTCTCGACGGGTCTCGAGGCCATGCTGGTGGCGAGCGTCGCGGCCGCCTTGTACGGCGGCCTGTCGCCCGCGGGCAAGGCGCTGGTCTCCTTGCAGCCCGGCCCGCTGGCCACGGCCGACCGTGCACTGGCCTGGTGGCTGCAGCTGGAGTCGTGGGGGTGGGCGCTCGGAAGCGTGGCGGTGGCGGCTCGCGAGTGGGTGGGGGCCTCGCCGCGCACGCTGCTCGTGGTGGCCGCGGGGGTGCTGCTGGTGGACCTGTTGTGGGTGGCCTGGAAGGTACCGCCCCTCGTCGGGCGGCCCGATGCCCCGCCCCTCCGCCACGGATTGGCCCGTCGCCTGGTCGAGCTGGGTGACGAGTGGCGACGGCTGTACGGCAACAGCACGCTGGTGCTGCTCCTGACCGTCTTCGCACTGGCGAGCCTGGCGAGCGAGGCCAGCTTCACCGTCTTCGGCTTCTACCTGGTCGGCACCCTGGGCGGCAGCGAGGCGCTCTACGGCACGACCCTGGCGCTGGCCACGGGGTTGGGGCTGGCAGCCTACGCATGGCTGGGCGCCGGAGGGCGTCGCTTCGCTGCCGGAGACCTCATCCTGGCGGGCGCCGGCCTCTACATCCTGATGTTCGCGGCCATGGCCGGCGCGCCGACGGCCCTGGCGGCCGCCGTGGCCTTCGTCATCCCCCTCTACCCGCTGGTGCGAGCGGGCGCCACGTGGACGGCGAGCACCCTGACCAGCGCCGCTGAGCGCGGCGGCGGGATGGGCGCCCTGGACGGCATCGAAGCCCTGGCCATCACGCTGGCGGCGGCCGGAGCGGGCCTGATCGGCCAGCTCTGGGGCTTTCGAGCGGTCTACGTGGGCTGTGCAGCGACGGCGGTGCTGCTGGCCGCCAGCGCCTGGAGGCTCCGCCGCACCCTCGCGCGGCGCGAGGCGAGCCCCGCCGCGGCACACGCCTGA
- a CDS encoding Leu/Phe/Val dehydrogenase, producing the protein MGVFEAVVRHGGHEQVVFATDARRGLRMIIAVHDTTLGPALGGCRIWSYASEEAALTDVLRLSRAMTLKNSIHGLPLGGGKAVVLADPTRDKTPELLAAIGEAVDRLGGRYITAEDVGTTSDDMRLIRNATAYVAGLPETSGDPSPFTALGVFRGIQACSQSLWGTTQLEGRRVAIQGVGSVGFHLARHLVQAGAQVVVTDIRPEKVRRAVEELGVQAVEPDAIFDVECDVFAPCALGAVLNDETIPRLRAPIVAGSANNQLAEPRHGDLLHERGLLYAPDYVINGGGVINVAEELGPGGYSAQRARAKVERIYDRVLEVIELSRSRNVPTYRAADEIALRRIETARAEGRGARV; encoded by the coding sequence ATGGGCGTCTTCGAAGCGGTGGTCCGTCACGGAGGCCATGAGCAGGTGGTCTTCGCCACCGACGCACGCCGGGGCCTTCGGATGATCATCGCGGTCCACGACACGACGCTGGGGCCGGCATTGGGGGGTTGCCGGATCTGGTCCTACGCCTCGGAGGAGGCGGCGCTCACCGACGTCCTGCGGCTCTCCCGAGCCATGACCCTCAAGAACTCCATCCACGGTCTCCCCCTCGGAGGCGGCAAGGCGGTCGTCCTGGCCGACCCGACACGCGACAAGACGCCCGAGCTCCTGGCCGCCATCGGCGAGGCAGTGGACCGGCTGGGCGGGCGCTACATCACGGCCGAGGACGTCGGCACGACCTCCGACGACATGCGCCTGATCCGTAATGCAACCGCTTACGTAGCCGGCCTTCCGGAGACCAGCGGAGATCCTTCGCCCTTCACGGCGCTCGGCGTCTTCCGGGGGATCCAGGCCTGCTCGCAATCGCTTTGGGGCACCACTCAGCTCGAGGGCCGGCGGGTCGCGATCCAGGGAGTCGGCAGCGTCGGCTTCCATCTCGCCCGCCACCTGGTCCAGGCCGGGGCCCAAGTCGTGGTCACCGACATCCGCCCCGAGAAGGTGCGAAGGGCCGTCGAGGAGCTGGGCGTCCAGGCCGTCGAGCCTGACGCCATCTTCGACGTGGAGTGCGACGTCTTCGCCCCGTGTGCCCTGGGTGCCGTCCTCAACGACGAGACCATCCCGCGGCTCAGGGCCCCCATCGTCGCAGGCTCCGCCAACAACCAGCTGGCCGAGCCGCGACACGGCGACTTGCTCCACGAGCGGGGCCTGCTCTACGCACCGGACTACGTCATCAACGGGGGCGGCGTCATCAACGTGGCCGAGGAGCTCGGACCTGGCGGCTACAGCGCCCAGCGGGCCCGGGCCAAGGTTGAGCGCATCTACGACCGCGTGCTGGAGGTCATCGAGCTCTCCCGCTCGCGCAACGTGCCCACCTACCGGGCCGCCGACGAGATCGCGCTGCGCCGCATCGAGACGGCCAGGGCCGAGGGCCGAGGCGCACGGGTGTAG
- a CDS encoding ABC transporter permease: protein MPFGHGGRPGGWAEATSASAEPDRVLASGVDGAGARPAAGLLVGAGRAVGEFVRQVLAVAEAEVRKLRHDPVELLTRAVQPTLWLVVFGQVMARVRAIPTGDLSYLDFMAPGVLAQSVLFIAIFYGISLIWERDLGVLHKYMVSPAYRGALVTGKALSAGIRGLTQAIIVYLLAVAMGVRVRLTPVAVGGVLLSILMGAAIFSTLSLVVACLVKSRERFMGIGQVLTMPLFFASNAIYPLSIMPRWLQWISHVNPLTYQVDALRALMIQGGQAAIGLGTDFAVQAAVLVALLWVAAWLYPGAVQ from the coding sequence ATGCCCTTCGGACACGGCGGACGGCCCGGCGGCTGGGCTGAGGCGACGAGCGCCTCCGCGGAACCGGATCGGGTGCTCGCATCGGGCGTCGATGGCGCCGGCGCGCGCCCGGCGGCAGGCCTCCTGGTCGGGGCGGGGCGGGCCGTGGGCGAGTTCGTGCGGCAGGTGCTGGCCGTCGCCGAGGCCGAGGTACGCAAGCTGCGCCACGACCCGGTGGAGCTCTTGACCCGTGCCGTGCAGCCGACGCTGTGGCTGGTGGTCTTCGGTCAGGTGATGGCTCGGGTGCGAGCGATCCCGACGGGCGACTTGAGCTACCTCGACTTCATGGCTCCGGGGGTGCTCGCGCAGAGCGTGCTGTTCATCGCGATCTTCTACGGCATCTCCCTCATCTGGGAGCGGGACCTGGGCGTCTTGCACAAGTACATGGTCAGCCCTGCCTACCGCGGCGCGCTGGTCACCGGCAAGGCCCTCTCGGCAGGGATACGGGGCCTGACCCAGGCCATCATCGTCTACCTGCTGGCCGTCGCCATGGGCGTCCGGGTGCGGCTGACACCGGTGGCCGTCGGCGGGGTGTTGCTCTCCATCCTGATGGGGGCGGCCATCTTCTCGACCCTCTCGCTGGTCGTGGCCTGCCTCGTCAAGAGCCGGGAGCGGTTCATGGGCATCGGGCAGGTGCTGACCATGCCCCTGTTCTTCGCCAGCAATGCCATCTACCCGCTGTCGATCATGCCGCGGTGGCTCCAGTGGATCAGCCACGTCAATCCGCTCACCTACCAGGTGGATGCCCTGCGGGCCCTCATGATCCAGGGCGGGCAGGCGGCCATCGGGCTGGGCACCGACTTCGCGGTGCAGGCGGCGGTGCTGGTGGCGCTCCTGTGGGTGGCGGCCTGGCTCTACCCCGGCGCGGTGCAGTAG
- a CDS encoding ATP-binding cassette domain-containing protein, producing the protein MTTTGGQTVPAIETFGLVRRFGSLVAVDRVSLSVRTGSIFGLLGPNGAGKSTTIKMLTTLLPPTEGGAKVAGFDVVRRPREVRRRIGYVPQLLSADGALTGYENLLIFAKLYGVPRSQREPRIWQALALMGLADAAHALVRQYSGGMIRRLEIAQAVLHRPAVLFMDEPTVGLDPVARRAVWEHVRQLRQHFGATILLTTHYMDEADELCDEVAIMHRGRVAAVGTPAELKAAIGPEATLDDVFVHHTGSSIETGGSYRDALRTRRTARRLG; encoded by the coding sequence GTGACGACGACGGGCGGCCAGACCGTACCGGCCATCGAGACCTTCGGCCTGGTGCGACGCTTCGGCTCGCTGGTGGCGGTGGACCGGGTCTCCCTGTCCGTGCGGACGGGCTCCATCTTCGGGCTGCTGGGCCCCAACGGAGCCGGCAAGAGCACGACCATCAAGATGCTGACGACCTTGCTGCCTCCCACCGAGGGAGGGGCCAAGGTCGCGGGCTTCGATGTGGTGCGCAGGCCGAGAGAGGTGCGCCGGCGCATCGGCTACGTGCCCCAGCTGCTGTCCGCCGATGGCGCGCTGACCGGCTACGAAAACCTGCTCATCTTCGCCAAGCTCTACGGCGTGCCTCGCTCCCAGCGAGAGCCCCGCATCTGGCAGGCCCTGGCGCTCATGGGACTCGCCGACGCGGCTCATGCCCTGGTGCGGCAGTACTCGGGCGGCATGATCCGGCGACTCGAGATCGCCCAGGCCGTGCTGCACCGGCCGGCCGTGCTCTTCATGGACGAGCCGACGGTGGGCCTCGATCCCGTGGCCAGGCGGGCGGTGTGGGAGCACGTGCGACAGTTGCGCCAGCACTTCGGGGCCACCATCCTCTTGACCACGCACTACATGGATGAGGCCGACGAGCTGTGCGACGAGGTGGCCATCATGCACCGGGGGCGGGTGGCGGCGGTGGGCACGCCAGCCGAGCTCAAGGCGGCCATCGGGCCCGAGGCGACCCTGGACGACGTCTTCGTGCACCACACGGGGAGCTCCATCGAGACGGGAGGCAGTTACCGCGATGCCCTTCGGACACGGCGGACGGCCCGGCGGCTGGGCTGA
- a CDS encoding Fic family protein produces MLLARSHTQKRLKPENTDAGFALRLGPGHEAACGVFKVVFLRDPYTPERLRALGLLDQQIRAVLYAKEKGAITNREYRELVGVKERTATEDLARLVTMGILQKSGITGRGMRYVIRKTQNPH; encoded by the coding sequence ATGCTGCTCGCTCGCTCCCACACCCAGAAACGACTCAAGCCCGAAAACACCGACGCTGGGTTCGCCTTGCGCCTCGGCCCGGGCCACGAGGCGGCGTGCGGGGTGTTCAAAGTCGTATTCCTCCGAGATCCCTATACTCCTGAGCGACTGCGGGCGCTGGGCCTACTCGACCAGCAAATCCGTGCCGTGCTCTATGCAAAGGAGAAAGGTGCCATCACCAACCGAGAGTATCGCGAGCTTGTGGGGGTAAAGGAACGGACGGCTACTGAAGACCTGGCAAGACTGGTAACAATGGGTATCCTGCAGAAGAGTGGTATCACCGGTCGAGGTATGCGCTACGTCATACGAAAGACGCAAAACCCGCACTAA
- a CDS encoding adenylosuccinate synthase — MPALAVVGTQWGDEGKGKIVGYLAGRAEVVARFGGGANAGHTVVKGGQEYKLHQLPSGVLFEGCTAVVGNGAVVDPPRLLEELADLQRRGTPTGRLLLSERAHVVMPYHHLLDRLEEEARGAGSIGTTGLGIGPAYTDKSSRDGVRLGELADRDGLARRLREVLPRKNRLLQELYGQPPLDVDELVERYAAYGQALRPFIADTGRFVRQALSDGRRVLLEAAQGTLLDIDFGTYPYVTSSGTTAAAAPQGLGIPPWAVRGAIGVMKAYATRVGHGPFPTEQRNEVGDYLRERGREYGTTTGRPRRCGWLDLVIVRWAAEVGGLTGLAVTLLDVLSGLPEVRIGVAYRTVGGERLERLPARLDQLEACQVEYETLPGWGEDLSGCRRWEDLPANARRYLERIETLTGLPVQLVSVGRAQEQTVERADPFAGL; from the coding sequence ATGCCGGCGCTGGCAGTGGTCGGGACCCAGTGGGGCGACGAGGGTAAGGGCAAGATCGTCGGGTACCTGGCGGGGCGGGCCGAGGTGGTGGCGCGTTTCGGCGGGGGGGCCAACGCGGGCCATACGGTGGTCAAGGGCGGCCAGGAGTACAAGCTCCACCAGCTGCCGTCGGGCGTGCTCTTCGAGGGCTGCACGGCTGTGGTCGGCAACGGGGCGGTGGTGGACCCGCCCCGCCTGCTGGAGGAGCTGGCCGATCTCCAGCGCCGGGGCACGCCGACCGGCCGGTTGCTCTTGAGCGAGCGGGCGCACGTCGTCATGCCCTACCACCATCTGCTGGACCGCCTCGAGGAGGAGGCGCGCGGTGCCGGCTCCATCGGGACGACGGGGCTCGGCATCGGGCCGGCGTACACCGACAAGTCCAGCCGCGATGGCGTACGCCTGGGAGAGCTGGCGGACCGCGACGGACTCGCTCGCCGACTGCGGGAGGTCCTCCCCCGCAAGAACCGGCTGCTGCAGGAGCTGTACGGCCAGCCACCCCTTGACGTCGACGAGCTGGTCGAGCGATATGCCGCCTACGGGCAGGCGTTGCGCCCCTTCATCGCTGACACCGGCCGCTTCGTGCGGCAGGCGCTCAGTGACGGCCGTCGGGTGCTCCTCGAGGCTGCGCAGGGCACACTGCTTGACATCGACTTCGGCACCTACCCGTACGTCACGTCGTCGGGCACCACGGCCGCCGCCGCTCCCCAGGGCCTGGGCATCCCCCCGTGGGCCGTGCGGGGGGCCATCGGCGTGATGAAGGCCTACGCCACCCGGGTCGGGCACGGGCCCTTCCCCACCGAGCAGCGCAACGAGGTCGGCGACTACCTGCGGGAGCGGGGACGGGAGTACGGCACCACCACCGGCCGGCCCCGACGCTGCGGCTGGCTGGACCTGGTCATCGTCCGGTGGGCGGCGGAGGTGGGGGGGCTCACGGGGCTGGCGGTGACGCTGCTCGACGTCTTGAGCGGGCTGCCCGAGGTGCGCATCGGGGTCGCCTACCGCACCGTCGGTGGCGAGCGGCTCGAGCGGCTACCGGCCCGGCTCGACCAGCTCGAGGCGTGCCAGGTGGAGTACGAGACGCTGCCGGGCTGGGGGGAGGATCTCTCGGGCTGCCGGCGCTGGGAGGACCTACCGGCCAATGCCCGCCGCTACCTGGAGCGCATCGAGACCCTCACGGGGTTGCCCGTGCAGCTGGTCTCGGTGGGGCGCGCACAGGAGCAGACGGTCGAGCGAGCCGATCCCTTCGCCGGCCTCTGA
- a CDS encoding MarR family winged helix-turn-helix transcriptional regulator: MTERQSTATLASDAATPEACAREVMETVPQVMRAIRAEMRRHADPQLSVPQFRLLAYLGRSPGASLGDVAAHLGVTNPTASAMVERLVRRGLVERKAHPDERRRVALRLTALGSARLDQARRLTRQHLAGLLARLSDRQRLCLQEGLRALRGALGAGAGGRVES, from the coding sequence ATGACGGAGCGTCAAAGCACGGCGACGCTGGCGTCGGATGCCGCGACCCCGGAGGCGTGTGCCCGGGAGGTCATGGAGACCGTCCCGCAGGTGATGCGAGCCATCCGGGCCGAGATGCGCCGCCATGCCGATCCCCAGCTGTCGGTGCCCCAGTTTCGCCTCCTGGCCTACCTGGGACGAAGTCCGGGAGCGTCGCTGGGCGACGTCGCCGCTCATCTGGGGGTCACCAACCCTACGGCGTCGGCCATGGTCGAGCGGCTGGTGCGCCGGGGCCTGGTCGAGCGCAAGGCGCATCCCGACGAACGGCGACGCGTGGCGCTTCGCCTGACCGCGCTGGGGTCGGCCCGCCTCGACCAGGCCCGGCGTCTCACCCGTCAGCATCTGGCCGGCCTGCTGGCGCGACTCTCCGACCGGCAGCGCCTCTGCCTGCAGGAGGGCCTTCGCGCGCTCCGAGGCGCCCTGGGTGCGGGAGCAGGGGGGCGGGTCGAGTCGTGA
- a CDS encoding TRAP transporter permease → MQSTGREQPAPMQEAGPVDHEAILERYEGATRRLAGIVGQAVGLLAAAMSAYHLWAALAYLPAHQMRAIHLGFGLMLIFLLYPATSRGSRHRIPWHDVLLALVAAASMAYIVLHYREVAYRIVRPTSTDLAWGAMAVLLVLEASRRTSGLALPLVGIAAIAYAFLGPHLPGLWQHRGYSVNRLMGQLYLSLEGLFGVPLGVSATFIVLFTLYGAVLDASGAGRFFVDLARSAAGGRRSGAARSVVLASFLLGGPSGSGVATAVTVGAVAWPLLRRAGYTPETAGAVLAAGGIGAVISPPILGAASFLIAEILQISYLEVLKFAVIPTLLYYLSIMVMIEIDARRLGVQSVQTAARPLRELLWRQGYHLSSLVVIVIFLMMGFTATYAVIWSIVVAFLLSFLSRESWLTPARLYRALQEGARSVLTVVATTAVAGILVGVVNLTGLGLKFAGIIVGLAGGNLILTLVLAALILLVLGLALPITASYIVGAVTVAPALVQAGVPEPAAHMFIFYYSILSEVSPPTALSCFAVSAITGGNPFKTMWKTWRYALPAFLVPFMFALDPRGMALLLEGPPIEVGLALLTAVLGVGALAAGAGGRALSDTAWYERAALVAAGLLLTYPAPWADAAGLALGLAALGVQRWRMALAGRGAPRYTAEGKPG, encoded by the coding sequence ATGCAGTCAACGGGGCGAGAGCAGCCGGCCCCGATGCAGGAGGCAGGCCCCGTCGATCACGAGGCCATCCTGGAGCGATACGAGGGGGCGACCCGCCGCCTCGCGGGCATCGTCGGCCAGGCGGTCGGCTTGCTGGCGGCGGCCATGTCGGCCTACCACCTCTGGGCGGCGCTGGCCTACCTGCCCGCCCACCAGATGCGTGCCATCCACCTGGGCTTCGGCCTCATGCTCATCTTCTTGCTCTACCCGGCGACCTCCCGGGGGTCCCGCCATCGGATCCCGTGGCACGACGTGCTGCTGGCCCTGGTCGCCGCGGCCAGCATGGCGTATATCGTGCTCCACTATCGCGAGGTCGCCTACCGGATCGTGCGTCCCACTTCCACGGACCTGGCCTGGGGAGCCATGGCGGTCCTGCTGGTGCTGGAGGCCTCTCGTCGCACCAGCGGGCTGGCCCTGCCGCTCGTGGGCATCGCCGCCATCGCCTACGCCTTCCTGGGGCCGCACCTGCCAGGGCTGTGGCAACACCGGGGGTACAGCGTCAACCGGCTGATGGGGCAGCTCTATCTCTCGCTGGAGGGCCTCTTCGGCGTGCCCCTGGGGGTCTCGGCCACCTTCATCGTGCTATTCACGCTGTACGGGGCGGTGTTGGACGCATCAGGCGCCGGGCGGTTCTTCGTGGATCTGGCCCGCTCGGCGGCCGGGGGGCGACGCTCCGGCGCAGCGCGCAGCGTGGTGCTGGCCTCGTTCCTGCTGGGAGGGCCCTCGGGCAGCGGGGTCGCCACCGCCGTGACGGTGGGAGCCGTGGCGTGGCCCTTGCTCCGCCGTGCCGGCTACACCCCCGAGACCGCAGGGGCGGTGCTGGCGGCCGGCGGCATCGGAGCCGTCATATCACCGCCTATCCTGGGAGCGGCCTCCTTCCTCATCGCCGAGATCCTCCAGATCAGCTACCTCGAGGTGCTCAAGTTCGCCGTCATCCCCACGCTGCTTTACTACCTATCCATCATGGTGATGATCGAGATCGACGCCCGCAGGCTCGGCGTGCAGTCGGTGCAGACGGCGGCGAGGCCGCTGCGGGAGCTCCTGTGGCGGCAGGGCTACCACCTCTCCTCGCTGGTGGTCATCGTCATCTTCTTGATGATGGGCTTCACCGCCACCTACGCGGTCATCTGGTCCATCGTCGTGGCCTTCTTGCTCAGCTTCCTGTCGCGGGAGAGCTGGCTGACGCCGGCCCGTCTGTACCGGGCGCTGCAGGAGGGGGCCCGGTCGGTGCTGACGGTGGTGGCCACCACGGCGGTCGCGGGCATCCTGGTCGGCGTGGTCAACCTGACGGGGCTGGGCCTCAAGTTCGCCGGCATCATCGTGGGCCTGGCGGGCGGCAACCTGATCCTGACCCTGGTGCTGGCGGCCCTCATCCTGCTGGTACTGGGGCTGGCCCTGCCCATCACCGCCTCGTACATCGTCGGCGCCGTGACCGTGGCGCCGGCGCTGGTGCAGGCCGGCGTGCCGGAGCCGGCGGCCCACATGTTCATCTTCTACTATTCCATCCTGTCGGAGGTGTCGCCGCCCACCGCGCTGTCGTGCTTCGCCGTCTCGGCCATCACCGGCGGCAATCCTTTCAAGACGATGTGGAAGACATGGCGCTACGCGCTCCCGGCGTTCCTGGTACCCTTCATGTTTGCCCTCGACCCGCGGGGGATGGCCCTCTTGCTGGAGGGGCCGCCCATCGAGGTGGGGCTGGCCCTCCTGACGGCGGTGCTGGGCGTCGGGGCGCTGGCGGCCGGCGCGGGCGGCCGGGCCCTGTCCGACACGGCCTGGTACGAGCGGGCGGCTCTGGTGGCGGCGGGGCTGCTGCTGACCTACCCGGCCCCCTGGGCCGATGCGGCCGGGCTGGCGCTGGGGCTCGCGGCGCTGGGCGTCCAGCGCTGGCGGATGGCCCTGGCGGGCCGCGGTGCCCCTCGGTACACCGCGGAGGGTAAGCCGGGTTGA
- a CDS encoding HAD family hydrolase: MPNDDLLALCARSAPRLRALLLDAGNTLIFPDWARIAAWCAEAGAPLSVERLQQANTAATEALDRFMRRQAPRPPRGLLGTALEAAGLAPEVCETVLARIEGLDREGRLWRVVRPGTVEALRALRSLGLVLGVVSNADGRVERFLVDAGLREHLDFVLDSALVGVEKPDPAIFRLALQRAGASPDEALHVGDICSIDVAGARAAGIEAVLLDPVGHYRGCDAPRIRHLDELAHALTLARRARAG, from the coding sequence ATGCCCAACGACGATCTGCTCGCGCTTTGCGCCCGCTCGGCTCCTCGGCTGCGGGCGCTGTTGCTGGACGCCGGCAACACCCTCATCTTTCCCGACTGGGCTCGCATCGCCGCCTGGTGCGCCGAGGCCGGCGCCCCGCTGAGCGTCGAGCGCCTCCAGCAGGCCAACACGGCAGCCACCGAGGCGTTGGATCGGTTCATGCGGCGCCAGGCGCCGCGGCCGCCGCGCGGGCTCTTGGGCACCGCGCTGGAGGCGGCTGGCCTGGCGCCGGAGGTGTGCGAGACCGTGCTGGCCCGCATCGAGGGGTTGGACCGCGAGGGCCGGCTCTGGAGGGTGGTGCGTCCCGGCACGGTCGAGGCGCTGCGCGCCCTTCGCTCCCTGGGGCTGGTCTTGGGCGTCGTCTCCAACGCGGACGGCCGGGTAGAGCGATTCCTGGTGGATGCGGGGCTGCGGGAGCACCTCGACTTCGTCCTCGACTCCGCCCTCGTCGGGGTGGAGAAGCCGGACCCGGCCATCTTCCGCCTCGCCCTGCAGAGAGCGGGGGCCTCTCCCGACGAGGCCCTGCACGTCGGCGACATCTGCTCCATCGACGTGGCCGGTGCCCGAGCCGCCGGCATCGAGGCGGTCCTCCTCGACCCGGTGGGACACTATCGCGGCTGCGATGCCCCCCGTATCCGGCACCTCGACGAGCTGGCGCATGCGCTGACGCTGGCCCGCCGCGCACGAGCAGGGTGA